In Schizosaccharomyces osmophilus chromosome 1, complete sequence, the genomic window ATAACTCTATCACTCGGAAGCATTGCATACTTTACAGAAGCAGGAATCGGAGGAGCTCTTTTCGGATGGCTTTTGTCCATTTGCGGACTCTCCACTACGTTTATTTGGGGAAGCATTTGTCTCAGTCACATTCAATTTAGAAGAGCATGGAAAGCACAAAATCATTCTTTAATAGAGCTTCCATATCTCAGTATGTTTGGAATTTATGGATCTATTTATGGAGTTGTCATGACATTTATAGCACTTGCAGCACAGCTTTACGTGGCAATATTTCCAATTGATCGGGCGCCAAATCCTATTAGTTTCTTTCAAGCGTATCTAGCAGCTCCTCTATTGGTTATCAGTTACACTTCATGgaaacttttgaaaaaaacgAGCATTGTTAACGTAAACGAAATCAATCTTGAAGAGGGCATGCAAGTTGAACCAAATGTTGAGCAACgaatagaagaaaagcctTTAGATGAAGATATTCTTCCCATGGTCCCAAGCAAAATGGATAGTGAGAAGAGCAGTCAATTTAGTATATGGCAAGATAAGGATGCGACGACTATCGTTACACCGGAGCCTATATGGCCTAACAAGTCTTAGGACACAAAATAACTAGTTAAATTTATAatactttttggaaaccCACAGATTCGTTTTGCATAATCATTCTTTCATTCCCTTAGGAATAGAAATAGTGTTAGCATTAGTATTATATTCGATACATCTATGCATATTCGTATTTATACGCAAAAGGTTAACGGAAGTTTTGATTATCTTCATTAGCTGTAGTCGACGATAGTTTACGTGAGAATAGTTGATCCATCACTGTTTCTGCTGCATGGTTCATGATGTCCTCATTCGTGTTGGAATCTGAaccattcaaaaagatgCTAGAAGAATCTGATTCGTCTTTGGTAGGAagggaaacaaaaacatcATTTGGATTATTAAAAGCGTGATTGATTAAGTTTTCTAATCCGTTCATGTCGACAACGTATTTTTTGCTGTCGGCGAAGTAAATCTTCGCCAACTGTTTAACCAATGccttttttgaattatactcctttttataaatgTTATCCTGCTTCATTTGGTTGTGCAACTCTGCGTCGGGATCTGGCAGAGGGTAAGTATCGGGAGCAATTCCCGGGACTCGAATATCCActctttcgtttttctgCTTCACTGCTGCACGATGTCTTTGCACAGTATCCTTCAATCTTGCGGATGCTTCTTCACTGTGCTTCATGGCTGATTCAGCTTCTGCGGCATAGTCTTTTCGGGCAGCTCTGACTGCCTCCTTGTAATCGTGGCGCAAAAGACCGGCATCTTTTTGGCACGGTCCTGTGCTTTGGAATCTTTTACAAAATGAGAAGACGATGGAAGTCCGAGAGGAACGTGAAAACTTGTTGATTGAGAGCATGTTGGAATTTGAAGTACCATAAACGATAGAAAACGAATGCAATTTTGGTTATGtgtacaaaagaaatcaaaaaaaggttACCAAAGACTCCCAGTTTCGCAAAACGCGTAAAACAAATGTCAAGAAATTACTacaaaaaaactttgtaaacaaaagactccaaattaaataattCCTTGGAAAACCCTACCAGAAAAAAACCGTTATTCTGCAGAGTGAATGGGTTTCGAGAATGCTATGGAGGTGCAAAGGTTAGGTAGAGCCTTAATCTCTTGGCAGTTCTTCTCATGTCCTCGTTTGGTTTTAGTGGACATGGCTAACGATGAGTAGTAGCGGCACTGTTCCTCTTGTTAAATGAGAATAGCGCTACGTAAAGCGCTTTCCTtggtaaataaatatagttattgaataaattaaccaaaaaaatcacaCCAAAGAAACGATGAATGAATCATTAGAAAAATcgtaaaatttttttactaatgaaaatagaaataaagCTTATGGAGGAGTCTGTAGTGTTGAGAGCAccataataaatattatgAAACGTAAACGTCTTTACAAATCCAATGAATGCATGCTATTGTATGAGGAATTCACAAAAACGAATATTACTTTCCATTAGTTATTGAACAAGAATACTACCGAAAAAGCACGAAATAAGATATTCCAAAATGGAATGCTTTTGCATTtgtgtttttgtttactaatgaAGGATCAAGACCATCGTTAAACAATTCCGTTTTCGCTGGAAgcataaagaaaaaatgaaattcttcTCTATGAAGCtaaacaaataattaaaaCCATTTTCATACATTTTTTTCGAATATACTATGTATTTTGTTCGACCCATTTCATATATATTACCCTTTTTTAACATATACAGGGTTAGGGTTGTCATCAAAAGTAGCTATAAAAGCGGTCTTACTCGCACTTATGTTTTCATTGTGCGTCAAAGCATTTTGCAAAAGCTAGCGTATCTGTTTCTTGCCTTTTACCAGAAACAGCCGTTTGCAAGGTGTGCTAATTTGACTGTTTAGTTTTTGTAACCCGTTTCTAAAGCTTTCAGCTTTAGGAAATCTTTACCAATGTTGGAGCATCGCTCTTGGATAGGTAATggttttttgaagcttaGTAGAAGCTTGGTTTACACTTGGTGCCATATTTTGTGTTTTATAAGTTTGGTGATACAGGTCTACGAAGAGTTTCTAAGTTTGTACTGGGTTTCTTGCTCTTCTGGAATGGAAGTATTTGACTTAGAAATAGAACAGATAGTAGTAAAAGgtagcttctttttgagaTCGAACGAATGTCTTTTTAGTATGCGGTTTCTTTGTGGATTATGAGGTATAGTGTGTGAGgaagtttttattttttatttttttaaaaacgtAGAGGAATAATAAGAATGGTTGATTGAAGCCTTTGTATGCTGAATGTATGTGTTCCAAATTAGTTTTTAGGTTTTTGGTTGGAGAGACAGCATTAGTTGGAAGGAGTATTTGAGCCAACGTTGTAGGAAATATTTATACACTCCTCCCTTTATGGAATCTTGTTGCCGAAATATAGCTGCTattgtcttcttcttttctcctGCAAAACAAACATGCAAAACcctgaaaaagaaaaaacagagCAATCAAGGGTGTGGACGGCGACAGCCGTAGGAACAGCAGCCGTGGTTGGTATTTGGGCTGTTTGGCGATTTCGGAGGTTTGAAACAGTGCATGATATCCCAAAAGTTATGTTCCCTAAACGAATGCCGGATCAAACTCGAAGCTTCCGATCGCTCTTTGGCTATATTACACGAGTTGGTGATGGAGATaactttcgtttttttcaTACACCTGGGGGATATTGGCTAGGATGGCACTGGTTGCGTAAAGTGCCTACCTCACGGTCTGATTTAGCTTCCAAAACCATTTCCGTTCGACTAGCCGGGGTGGATGCACCAGAATCCGGTCACTTTGGAAAGAAAGCCCAACCCTTTTCCCTAGAGGCCAAACAATTCCTGTCGAAGACACTGTTACACAGAAATGTTCGCATAACTCCGCTAAAGATTGACCAATACTCGAGACTCGTAGCTGGCGTACAGTACTATCCTATCTCTCATTTTTTCTGGAAAAGGGACATTGGTCCAGCTATGGTTCAGAAGGGGTTAGCTGTTGTGTATGATGGAACAGATGGAGTCTTTTATCCATCTTCGAAGGAACGCTTGCAAttccttgaaaaaaaagcaaagaagaaacagcTTTGTCTTTGGTCTCAGGGGAAGCATCTGGTACTACCGTCTGAACACAAGCGAAACAGTTAGAGATCCCATATCCTCCGTTTCTGGTCAACCTTATGCATGGGCTCTTGAATTCAGTATCCGCATCGCGATGCATTCTCCcaagaaaatgatgatCCATCATATTCGGAGTATATCATTCATTACCTAATTTCCCTTTACAagctatttttattttaaatcaATCTAACACCTGAACTCTTCTGCCTTTGTTTGTATATTAACGAGGACTACCAAGGGAACACTATCGGACACTATGTCCTGCTTAATTTCCATACTAACGGTTTACGAACCTCCGTAAAGGTCTGCTACTTACCATAAACAGAACGAACTCGAGTTGTAAACGATAGCTTTTAATTAatactttatttttttatttaatttaaaaaacctCCGTATATTGAAGGGATTCTTACTTGAGCAAGAAAGCTGCAATGCCCCCTTCCAAATGGATGACTTCCTATGATCGAGCCGTTAAAAGTAAGTATTGATACATTCTATCAAATGTTAACAGCAATGTCTAGAGGCTACAAAGATCAAATTAGCTGCTCCGAAAAGCAAACATGTGGAATTGATTTTGCAAGCTACATTTGAAGATCCTGATACA contains:
- a CDS encoding mitochondrial ribosomal protein subunit S26, which codes for MLSINKFSRSSRTSIVFSFCKRFQSTGPCQKDAGLLRHDYKEAVRAARKDYAAEAESAMKHSEEASARLKDTVQRHRAAVKQKNERVDIRVPGIAPDTYPLPDPDAELHNQMKQDNIYKKEYNSKKALVKQLAKIYFADSKKYVVDMNGLENLINHAFNNPNDVFVSLPTKDESDSSSIFLNGSDSNTNEDIMNHAAETVMDQLFSRKLSSTTANEDNQNFR
- the lcl3 gene encoding mitochondrial nuclease Lcl3, implicated in DNA repair; protein product: MQNPEKEKTEQSRVWTATAVGTAAVVGIWAVWRFRRFETVHDIPKVMFPKRMPDQTRSFRSLFGYITRVGDGDNFRFFHTPGGYWLGWHWLRKVPTSRSDLASKTISVRLAGVDAPESGHFGKKAQPFSLEAKQFLSKTLLHRNVRITPLKIDQYSRLVAGVQYYPISHFFWKRDIGPAMVQKGLAVVYDGTDGVFYPSSKERLQFLEKKAKKKQLCLWSQGKHLVLPSEHKRNS